Proteins co-encoded in one Quercus robur chromosome 8, dhQueRobu3.1, whole genome shotgun sequence genomic window:
- the LOC126695893 gene encoding uncharacterized protein LOC126695893, giving the protein MYELSHTIIEEREESMISIRSNSKPTFRTAHFLKPSLTHTQDPDLSLPPLPTPTPTKPTIRDVKNLPLNVLYRGRRNPQRNWKEWVYSLQSKHQSTWKKAGIYDAIWSSTYQVLRHNELVLGIADRWCPETNSFIFPWAEATITLEDMMVLGGFSVLGSSVKKPIKTKDMLEIEDSLIRIHRRLSPARHYVWMDFFMGSGHKLEHEAFLSLWLSRYVFPTSLYDNVGKHLFPIAICLSRGTRMALAPAVLATIYRDLRLLKEKIDATRVRTIKYKGDRFELDLWAPFQLVQLWIWERFPRLRPIQNIIKRGEPRVAKWHKVKREKIEKARLVMDSARDNFQWRPYAEVLTNWLSPKFYRNKEEWVSVGPHMDKEIESFALCMRACELVGLECIEQYLPHRVAMQFGMDQDIPICVPRFNLSHQTAWRNYCRPISDQKLHIPHRLFESDVTTRYMNWWKKSMLPQTYAVKGSTKQPRLQTTMPESSKRHKDAGDVKERNFKHTEMFDKNRSARFRRVSDGKPSSGTETTLPESSKRHKEAGDVVKERNFKHPEMFDKNRSARFRRVSDGKPSSGTETTLPENSKRHKEAGDVVKERNFKHMEMFEKKSTRFIRVSDAKPSSGTQSQYLASLNARGRIVREEKLPVLSKVVGGSQRATEVANDRGTKFSVKSVVTIKVHDEEPRSQSMTSMSKQDLEVRISKLEKELAELKEEYNNRLGKQLKEQCSSVP; this is encoded by the coding sequence ATGTATGAACTATCACACACCATCATTGAGGAAAGAGAAGAGAGCATGATTTCAATAAGAAGTAATAGTAAACCAACTTTCAGGACAGCCCACTTTCTTAAACCCTCTTTAACCCATACTCAAGACCCAGACCTTTCACTTCCTCCACTACCCACTCCCACTCCAACCAAACCCACCATTCGTGATGTCAAGAACTTGCCTTTGAATGTCCTATACAGAGGTCGGAGAAACCCACAAAGGAACTGGAAAGAATGGGTGTATAGCTTGCAATCCAAGCATCAATCTACATGGAAGAAAGCTGGTATATATGATGCTATATGGAGTTCCACATACCAAGTCCTAAGGCACAATGAGTTAGTTCTTGGAATTGCTGATAGGTGGTGTCCTGAGACTAATAGCTTTATCTTTCCTTGGGCTGAAGCAACAATCACCCTAGAGGATATGATGGTTTTGGGGGGTTTTTCTGTATTGGGGAGCTCTGTTAAAAAGCCAATTAAAACCAAGGATATGTTGGAAATCGAAGATAGTCTGATTAGAATTCATAGACGACTTTCACCAGCAAGGCATTACGTATGGATGGACTTTTTCATGGGGTCTGGCCATAAACTTGAGCATGAAGCATTTCTCTCGCTTTGGCTATCAAGGTATGTTTTCCCTACATCTTTGTATGATAACGTTGGAAAACACCTTTTTCCGATTGCAATATGCTTATCACGGGGGACTAGGATGGCCTTAGCGCCTGCAGTCCTTGCTACCATTTACCGGGATTTACGTttgttgaaagaaaaaattgatgcaACAAGAGTAAGGACAATTAAGTATAAAGGTGACCGTTTCGAACTTGATCTCTGGGCACCATTTCAGTTAGTGCAGCTTTGGATTTGGGAGAGATTCCCAAGATTGCGTccaatacaaaatataatcaaaCGCGGTGAGCCAAGAGTGGCTAAGTGGCACAAAGTGAAGAGGGAGAAAATTGAGAAGGCGAGATTAGTCATGGACTCTGCTAGAGATAATTTTCAATGGCGGCCTTATGCTGAAGTCTTGACGAATTGGTTGTCTCCAAAGTTTTATAGAAATAAAGAAGAGTGGGTATCAGTTGGTCCTCATATGGATAAAGAAATAGAGTCATTTGCTCTATGCATGAGGGCATGTGAGCTGGTTGGACTAGAGTGCATAGAGCAATACCTTCCACATCGAGTGGCCATGCAATTTGGAATGGATCAAGACATTCCAATTTGTGTTCCTCGATTCAATTTGAGTCACCAAACTGCTTGGAGAAACTACTGCAGGCCAATTTCGGATCAAAAGTTACACATACCACATAGACTCTTCGAGTCAGATGTTACCACACGATACATGAATTGGTGGAAGAAATCAATGTTGCCTCAAACTTATGCAGTTAAGGGTTCTACGAAGCAGCCAAGACTTCAAACAACAATGCCAGAGAGCTCAAAACGACACAAGGACGCTGGTGACGTTAAGGAAAGAAACTTTAAACACACGGAAATGTTTGACAAGAATAGAAGTGCAAGGTTCAGAAGGGTCAGTGATGGAAAGCCTTCTTCAGGAACTGAAACAACATTGCCAGAGAGCTCAAAACGACACAAGGAAGCTGGTGATGTTGTTAAGGAAAGAAACTTTAAACACCCGGAAATGTTTGACAAGAATAGAAGTGCAAGGTTCAGAAGGGTCAGTGATGGAAAGCCTTCTTCAGGAACTGAAACAACATTGCCAGAGAACTCAAAAAGACACAAGGAAGCTGGTGATGTTGTTAAGGAAAGAAACTTTAAACACATGGAAATGTTTGAGAAGAAAAGTACAAGGTTCATAAGGGTCAGTGATGCAAAGCCTTCTTCAGGCACTCAATCTCAGTATCTAGCATCTTTAAATGCTAGAGGTCGAATAGTGAGAGAGGAGAAGCTACCGGTTTTAAGCAAGGTGGTGGGAGGATCACAAAGAGCCACTGAAGTTGCAAATGATAGAGGAACAAAGTTTTCAGTCAAGAGTGTTGTGACTATTAAGGTTCATGATGAAGAACCAAGAAGCCAATCTATGACTTCTATGTCAAAACAAGATCTTGAAGTTAGGATTAGCAAACTGGAGAAAGAGCTCGCAGAGCTGAAAGAAGAATATAACAACAGGCTTGGAAAACAACTCAAGGAGCAATGTTCATCTGTCCCATAG